The genomic interval GTAACTAAAATGGTGCTGTCCGTAACAGCTTCTTGCAAATCCTGGAGGGAAACGATCCCATTCGTGTCAACAGGCAAATAGGTAACGCTGAATCCCCGTTTTTCGAGTTCCTTGCAAGTATTCAAAACAGCATGATGCTCGATAGCGGTCGTAATGATATGATTCCCTTTATGGGAATTTGCTTGCGCTGCTCCTAAAATGCCAAGATTATCCGCCTCCGTGCCGCCGCTTGTAAAAATAACCTCATCCTCTTTGGCACCAATTGCAGATGCCATCGTCCGCCTCGCTTTATCAACCAGCCTTCTTGCTTCACGGCCAAAAGAGTGGATGCTTGATGGATTGCCGAAACTTTCTGTGAAAAAAGGGAGCATCGCTTCCACCACTTCAGGATGAACCGGCGTTGTGGCGGCATGGTCCAGATAAATGCGTTCCATTTTTAAATCACCTGCTTTATCTTCAGTAATTCCGCACAGCTTTACAGGGCTGGCCTCCAGGAACAAAGGGCAATCGCCTGTTCCCCGATCAAATGTAAAACATATATGCGTCCTGTTCCTGATCATCTTCGTATGTGATCAGGTCTTCCAGGGTCGTATTATCCAATACGTCTTTCACCGCATCACGGATCTTGATCCATAAATTCCGTTTAGCCGGTTCTTCATCATCCATGACCTCAACCGGGCTGATCGGGCCTTCAAGGATGCGGATAATATCACCTGCTGTGATTTGATCAGGTGCTTTAGCCAGCTTATAGCCTCCGTATGCCCCGCGGATGCTTTTGACAAGCCCGGCATTCCGGAGCGGCGGCACCAGCTGTTCCAGGTAATGATCAGACAGGTTATGCTGTTCCGCTATCGTCTTGAGCGAAACAGGCCCCTCACCGTACTTTCTGGCGAGTGCCATCATAATCGTCAGGCCGTACCGCCCCTTCGTGGAAATTTTCATCATCCTTCCCCCGTTCCAATACAAATTTCAGCAATTCCCGTGACTGCGGAAGTGAAAAGCCGACAATCGGCCCCAGCAAAAACGCGATCAATACTGTTCCCGCACCCACCGGCCCCCCCAGCATCAAGCCAAGGATCAGCACAGCGACTTCCATGCCGTTTCGGACCCAGGACATATTCCAGCCTGTTTTTTCGGAAACGACCAGCATCAAGCTGTCGCGCGGCCCCGCTCCAAGGTCGGCTGAAACATAAATGCCGATACCATAGCCCAGAACGACCGTACCGGCGATAAAGATCGCAATCTGGCCCGGCAAAGTTGCAGGCTCAGTCAATATAAAATTGAATAAGTCTATAAAAATTCCGATCAGCAGCATATTTAATATCGTACCCGCCTGAGGAATCGACCGCTGCGCGATCGACACAGAAGCGATAATGACAAGACCGGAAATAATAGCCCAGCTGCCGATGGTCAGGCCGAGCTGCAAAAACAGGCCATAGTGGAAAACATCCCACGGCCCGATCCCGAGGTTTTTTGCCTGGATTGTCATCGAGATGCCAAGGGCAAGCACGATCAGTCCGACTGTAAAAAACGTCCAGCGGACAACCTTTTCTTTTGGTGTCATTCTGTTATTTTTCAATTTCCCCCCACCTCCCGGCATCTTACTAAATATTGTTGGCTTCTTAAAAGCTTAATGTTGAAAATAAAGCGCCGCCAGATCCTCGACAGCTCTTGCCTCCGCGGAGTCTCGGTTGGATTGCAGCAAACGCAGGACTGACCCTGATACACGGTCATTCTACCGACTAAATCAACCCAAAAATTCAATTCACCTTAGTATTGTTTAAAAATGATTGCAAAAAAGCCCTGTGTTAAACGAGGCATGCGTGACAGAGCTATAGATGTTATCCTCTTTTAGGCTTCAGTTATTATAGCACAAAATAGCCTATCCTTGCATTCCGGACTCTCGAGTTGTATTCTTCAAATGATGAAAGAAAGGACGGTATGTTCGATGGATTTATTTGATTTCAATGCAGACGATGATACACAAATCAGGGGACCGCTTGCCAGCCGCATGCGGCCGCGGACGCTTGATGAGTTTGTCGGGCAGGAGCATATCATCGGTGAAGGGAAGCTTTTGCGGAGGGCTGTGCAGGCAGACCAGCTGACGCCGATGATTTTTTTCGGTCCTCCCGGTACAGGCAAAACGACCCTGGCCCGGATTATCGCAAATAGCACGGCAGCTTATTTTGAACAATTAAATGCGGTGACGTCAGGAATCAAAGATATAAGGGAAGTGACGGACCGGGCTAAAGAGCGGCTTACGATGGAAAGCCGGAAAACCATTTTGTTCATCGATGAAATTCATCGGTTCAACAAGGGGCAGCAGGATGCGCTCCTCCCGTTTGTTGAAGACGGGACGGTCATTTTGATCGGGGCAACTACCGAGAGCCCGATGTTCGAAATCAACCCTGCGCTGTTATCCAGATCGCGGCTTTTCCGATTCGAGCCGCTTACCGATGACCATATAAGGGCGGCGATCAAGAAAGCGCTGGCCGACAAAGAACGGGGTTTTGGCGAGTACGATATCGGGTTTGACAGCGAGGCGATGGATCATATTGTGAATATCGCCAATGGTGATGCCCGCACGGCGCTGGCGGCTGTGGAGCTCGCCGTAGTCACTACGGATAAAAATAAAGACGGCGTCATCCATATCACTCTGCCGATAGCGGAAGAGTCGATCCAGCAGCGCGTCCTCCGTTATGACAAAAATGGTGATAACCATTATGATACGATTTCCGCATTCATAAAAAGCATCAGGGGATCAGATCCGGATGCCGCCCTGTACTGGCTTGCGAAGATGATTTATGCCGGCGAAGATCCGCGGTTCATAGCAAGGCGGCTCTATGTCCATGCCGCTGAAGACGTTGGGCTCGCCGATCCAAACGCCCTGCTGGTTGCACAGGCAGCCGCTTACGCCGTCGACTTCATCGGAATGCCGGAAGCGAGGATTCCGCTTGCCGAAGCGGTTCTGTATCTCGCAACGGCCCCGAAAAGCAACGCTGTCATAAAAGGGATCGACAGTGCCCTCAAAGCTGTTGAAACAGAAAAGGCAAGCAGCGTCCCAACCCATTTGCGGGATGCCCATTATAAAGGGTCGTCCCGGCTCGGACACGGAGAAGGCTATAAATATCCGCATAACTATCCTGATGGGTATGTCCCGCAGCAGTATTTGCCGGATCACTTGAAAAATAAAACATTTTATGAACCTGTGCAAAGAGGGTTCGAAAAAAACATCAGCAAGCGCCTGGAATACTTTAAAGAGCGGTCGGAAAAAGAAGGCAAGCGAGAGAAATAGCATTGAGAATGAGTATGGATTATATAGGTTTTATGTTCGGTTTTCGATTAGGCACGGGAAAAGGGTTTCCGTGTCTATTTTTTTCGTTCTGTTTAGGTATAGGGACTGGGTTTTGGTTTTGGTTTTGGTTTTGGTTGGATGACCGATGTTTAGAGGGCGAAATAAGAATTCATTGTCGGAAGGACAAGATTTGGGGTGCCGTGTTTTCGGTTTGCCGCTGGTTATGGGCACTGAATTGGGATTCAGTGCCTGTATTTCCGGCTGACCCTTTCATTATCCGCACTGAATAGAGATTCAGTGCCTGTATTTCCGGCTGCCCTTTCGTTATCCGCACTGAATAGAGATTCAGTGCCTGTATTTCCGGCTGCCCTTTCGTTATCCGCACTGAATAGAGATTCAGTGCCTGTATTTCCGGCTGCCCCTTTCGTTATCCGCACTGAATTGGCATTCAGTGCCTGTATTTTCAGCTGACCGCTTATTATTGGCACTGAATGGTAACTCACCACCTTCATCATTGTCTTGCCGTTTCATTATAGGCAGAATAAAGTTCAGTACCTTGATTTTCAGCCACCCCCTCAGTATAGGCATTGAATTATATTCAGTACTCTGAGTTTCAGCTAAACCATCAGTATAGGCAATGAATAAGTTTCGGTTCCAGTACCATAAGCTTGCCGCTCAGTACTGGCACTGAACGATATTCCCTCCAATATTTCCGGCTCGCCGTTCAGCATCAAAAAAAGCAGGCATCTGATAACAAAAAGAAAGCCGCTGCCTCACACCGGAACAGCGGCTCCCTTTTTCAATTAATCAACGCGGTCGATTTCAAACTCCTTCAAAAGTTCCCTTATGACATAGCTTGCCATAATAAGGCCTGCGGCAGATGGGACAAAAGCGTTCGAGGATGGGGGGTGTTCCGCCTTTCTCGTGGCAGGGTCCTCAGGAGCGACTTCTTTGCGGACATCCTCACGGATCTTTATCGGTCTTTCATCCGAATAAACGACAGTTACACCTTTTTTGATGCCGTCTTTACGGAGTTTCGTGCGAATGACTTTCGCTACCGGATCATAACTCGTATCACTGATGTCCGCTATTTTGAACCGGGTCGGATCGAGCTTGTTTGCCGCCCCCATGCTAGAAATGAGCGGAACATTGCGGTTCCGGCATTCCTTGATCAAATGGATTTTATAAGAAATCGTGTCCGAGGCATCAATGATATAGTCGATTTCATATTCAAAAAGCTTTTCATAGGTTTCGTCGGTATAAAACATTTGCAATTCAATGACATCGCATTCCGGATTGATATCATGGATCCGTTCTGCCATTACTTCCACTTTCGGGCGTCCCACTGTCGATAAAAGAGCGTGAATCTGGCGGTTGACATTCGTAATATCAATATCATCCTTGTCGATCAGGATCAAGCGCCCGACACCGCTCCTGGCAAGGGCTTCGGCGGAAAACGAACCGACGCCGCCGATTCCGAGAACTGCTACCGTGGATCCCTTCAATTTATTGAGGCCTTGCTCACCGAAAGCCAGTTCATTCCGTGAAAACTGATGAAGCATTCCGTTCCCTCCCGTTATTTCTATGTAGCCGTTTAACTTATCCTTCCCCCCTTTTAGAAGGAAAAAACGTTCCTTTCCGGGCAGATTCTTTACATTTCAGTTATCGGGCAAAATAAAAACCCTGAGGGTGGACCCCTCAGGGAAATTTTTGGTT from Bacillus marinisedimentorum carries:
- a CDS encoding AAA family ATPase, which produces MDLFDFNADDDTQIRGPLASRMRPRTLDEFVGQEHIIGEGKLLRRAVQADQLTPMIFFGPPGTGKTTLARIIANSTAAYFEQLNAVTSGIKDIREVTDRAKERLTMESRKTILFIDEIHRFNKGQQDALLPFVEDGTVILIGATTESPMFEINPALLSRSRLFRFEPLTDDHIRAAIKKALADKERGFGEYDIGFDSEAMDHIVNIANGDARTALAAVELAVVTTDKNKDGVIHITLPIAEESIQQRVLRYDKNGDNHYDTISAFIKSIRGSDPDAALYWLAKMIYAGEDPRFIARRLYVHAAEDVGLADPNALLVAQAAAYAVDFIGMPEARIPLAEAVLYLATAPKSNAVIKGIDSALKAVETEKASSVPTHLRDAHYKGSSRLGHGEGYKYPHNYPDGYVPQQYLPDHLKNKTFYEPVQRGFEKNISKRLEYFKERSEKEGKREK
- a CDS encoding YczE/YyaS/YitT family protein, giving the protein MTPKEKVVRWTFFTVGLIVLALGISMTIQAKNLGIGPWDVFHYGLFLQLGLTIGSWAIISGLVIIASVSIAQRSIPQAGTILNMLLIGIFIDLFNFILTEPATLPGQIAIFIAGTVVLGYGIGIYVSADLGAGPRDSLMLVVSEKTGWNMSWVRNGMEVAVLILGLMLGGPVGAGTVLIAFLLGPIVGFSLPQSRELLKFVLERGKDDENFHEGAVRPDDYDGTRQKVR
- the cymR gene encoding cysteine metabolism transcriptional regulator CymR; the encoded protein is MKISTKGRYGLTIMMALARKYGEGPVSLKTIAEQHNLSDHYLEQLVPPLRNAGLVKSIRGAYGGYKLAKAPDQITAGDIIRILEGPISPVEVMDDEEPAKRNLWIKIRDAVKDVLDNTTLEDLITYEDDQEQDAYMFYI
- a CDS encoding tRNA threonylcarbamoyladenosine dehydratase: MLHQFSRNELAFGEQGLNKLKGSTVAVLGIGGVGSFSAEALARSGVGRLILIDKDDIDITNVNRQIHALLSTVGRPKVEVMAERIHDINPECDVIELQMFYTDETYEKLFEYEIDYIIDASDTISYKIHLIKECRNRNVPLISSMGAANKLDPTRFKIADISDTSYDPVAKVIRTKLRKDGIKKGVTVVYSDERPIKIREDVRKEVAPEDPATRKAEHPPSSNAFVPSAAGLIMASYVIRELLKEFEIDRVD